Proteins co-encoded in one Hymenobacter swuensis DY53 genomic window:
- a CDS encoding Imm50 family immunity protein, with product MWIEHVLNPKTITSIYPTEPLSLEQIQLFEVAIVCGDDLQCKLHFDLKDFPADAPIKWVQRKCNTVQMSLNLSQTELNRCAIPSGNGIGDLSIIYDGTRFQVTFTTQPQGIVFQATATWIHVDNISGYQNELR from the coding sequence ATGTGGATTGAGCACGTTTTGAATCCTAAAACCATAACGAGTATCTACCCAACTGAACCTCTATCCTTAGAGCAGATACAGTTGTTTGAGGTAGCCATTGTTTGTGGCGATGACCTACAGTGTAAGCTTCATTTTGACTTGAAGGATTTTCCTGCTGACGCCCCGATCAAATGGGTACAGCGAAAATGTAATACAGTGCAAATGAGCTTAAACTTGAGTCAAACTGAGCTAAACCGTTGCGCTATTCCTAGCGGAAATGGCATTGGCGACTTGAGTATCATTTACGACGGAACGCGCTTTCAAGTAACATTCACCACCCAGCCACAAGGAATTGTTTTTCAAGCAACAGCTACTTGGATACACGTCGACAACATCTCGGGCTATCAAAATGAACTTCGCTAA
- a CDS encoding dihydroorotase: MLLLQNARIASENSPVLVESDVLIIEGIIQEIGTSLAIPEGARVIDARGRVLMPGMFDAHVHFRAPGFENKETITTGSEAAINGGITGVVMMPNTRPALDSATAIATVLENAKHRARIPVYTSGCVTKNREGEELAEIEGMHRLGVIMLTDDGDTTADPAVLLRAMQYATEFGMFFASHCEVPELAGPRALNEGVMSYRLGIKGSPACAEEIIIDRDIRLARAAGAHVHIQHVSSKMGMETIRWWKSRGDVKVTAEVAPHHLLFTDEHIGDYDTNYKMNPPLRTQADCDALLEGLKEGVFDLIATDHAPHTPFEKAQDFISAPNGITGLDTALVSLHHFFVEPGKFGWDLVVKRYSAEPRRLMGLPVAAIEVGQEANCVLFDTEAETTFTKEFMKSKSQNTPFIDQTLQGRVDMVILGTEILLER; this comes from the coding sequence ATGCTCCTCCTTCAAAACGCCCGCATCGCCTCCGAAAATTCACCCGTACTTGTCGAGAGCGACGTTTTAATTATCGAAGGAATAATTCAAGAAATCGGCACCAGCCTGGCCATTCCCGAGGGCGCGCGCGTGATTGATGCGCGGGGCCGGGTGCTGATGCCCGGCATGTTCGATGCCCACGTCCACTTCCGTGCCCCCGGCTTCGAGAACAAGGAAACCATCACCACGGGTAGCGAAGCGGCCATCAACGGCGGCATTACCGGCGTGGTGATGATGCCGAACACCCGTCCGGCCCTCGATTCGGCCACCGCCATAGCCACCGTGCTGGAAAATGCCAAGCACCGCGCCCGCATTCCGGTGTACACCTCCGGCTGCGTCACCAAAAACCGCGAGGGCGAGGAACTGGCCGAAATCGAAGGCATGCACCGGCTCGGCGTGATCATGCTCACCGACGACGGCGACACCACCGCCGACCCGGCGGTGCTGCTGCGGGCCATGCAGTATGCCACCGAGTTCGGGATGTTTTTCGCCAGCCACTGCGAGGTACCGGAGCTGGCCGGGCCCCGCGCCCTCAATGAGGGCGTGATGAGCTACCGGCTTGGCATCAAAGGCTCACCGGCCTGCGCCGAGGAAATCATCATCGACCGGGACATCCGGCTGGCCCGGGCGGCGGGCGCGCACGTCCACATTCAGCACGTTTCCAGCAAGATGGGCATGGAAACTATCCGCTGGTGGAAATCGCGCGGCGACGTGAAGGTGACGGCCGAAGTGGCCCCACACCACCTGCTGTTCACCGACGAGCACATCGGCGACTATGACACCAACTACAAGATGAACCCGCCGCTGCGCACCCAGGCCGACTGTGACGCGCTGCTGGAAGGACTCAAGGAAGGCGTGTTCGACCTCATTGCCACCGACCACGCCCCACACACGCCCTTCGAGAAAGCCCAGGATTTCATCAGCGCGCCCAACGGTATCACCGGCCTGGATACGGCCCTGGTATCGCTCCATCACTTCTTCGTCGAGCCCGGCAAATTCGGGTGGGATTTGGTGGTGAAGCGTTATTCGGCCGAGCCCCGCCGCCTGATGGGCCTGCCGGTAGCCGCCATCGAAGTCGGCCAGGAAGCCAATTGCGTTTTGTTCGATACTGAAGCGGAAACGACCTTTACGAAGGAATTTATGAAATCCAAATCCCAGAACACGCCCTTTATCGACCAGACGCTGCAAGGACGGGTAGATATGGTGATTCTGGGGACGGAAATCCTGCTGGAGCGTTAA
- the bshB1 gene encoding bacillithiol biosynthesis deacetylase BshB1 produces the protein MKLDILAFGAHPDDVEMSAAGTLLTAAAAGKKIGIVDFTRGELGTRGTPVTRAQEAEAASRILGLSARENLGLPDGFFRNDREHQLPVIAAIRRYQPEIILCNAIHDRHPDHGRGAQLASESCFLSGLRMIETLGDDGQSQQPWRPRLVFHYIQDRQIPADFVVDISAHWPQKWESIQAYRTQFHDPESTEPGTYLSTPVFSNFMEARAREFGHLIGVEFGEGFTRERPLGVREITELL, from the coding sequence ATGAAACTTGATATTCTGGCCTTTGGGGCGCACCCCGATGATGTAGAAATGTCGGCTGCGGGTACGCTGCTGACGGCGGCGGCGGCCGGTAAGAAAATCGGCATTGTGGACTTTACCCGGGGCGAGCTGGGCACGCGCGGCACGCCCGTTACCCGCGCCCAAGAAGCCGAAGCGGCCAGCCGCATCCTGGGCCTGAGCGCCCGCGAAAACCTAGGCCTGCCCGATGGCTTCTTCCGTAACGACCGGGAGCACCAACTGCCCGTTATTGCCGCTATCCGTCGCTACCAGCCCGAGATTATCCTCTGCAACGCCATTCACGACCGGCACCCCGACCACGGCCGGGGCGCGCAGCTGGCCTCCGAATCGTGCTTTCTGAGCGGGCTGCGCATGATTGAAACCCTCGGCGACGACGGGCAGTCCCAGCAGCCCTGGCGGCCGCGCCTGGTGTTTCACTACATCCAGGACCGCCAGATTCCAGCCGACTTCGTGGTGGATATTTCGGCGCATTGGCCCCAAAAGTGGGAAAGCATTCAGGCCTACCGCACCCAGTTCCACGACCCCGAAAGCACCGAGCCCGGTACCTACCTCTCCACGCCGGTGTTCAGCAACTTTATGGAAGCCCGCGCCCGGGAGTTTGGCCACCTGATAGGAGTGGAGTTCGGGGAAGGCTTCACCCGCGAACGGCCGCTGGGCGTGCGGGAAATTACGGAGCTACTGTAG
- a CDS encoding aspartate carbamoyltransferase catalytic subunit, whose product MARKDLLDIASLHREEIEFLLDQSTSFKKLFTRSVKKIPALEGKSVLMLFYEASTRTHSSFEVAAKRLSAEVTNFDVAHSSITKGESVRETIETLQAMRTDYIVVRHGHPGLPAMIARQTTASVINAGDGAHEHPTQALLDAFTIKEKFPDPRGKKVLIIGDILHSRVARSTSTLLQKLGVEVAYLGPGSLVPKYGPATIPRFTDYEAAMAWAPDVVYLLRVQMERQDVQFFPNVREYHRVYGITTARLAEIRDKGLYIMHPGPVNRGVELCDAVMDYERSLITNQVENGISIRMAVLDWLTPGGDFPKQEAYAARQQAGSSLLMP is encoded by the coding sequence ATGGCACGTAAAGACCTCCTTGACATTGCATCCCTTCACCGGGAGGAAATCGAGTTTTTGCTCGATCAATCCACGTCCTTTAAAAAGCTGTTCACCCGCTCGGTGAAGAAAATCCCCGCCCTCGAGGGCAAGTCGGTGCTTATGCTGTTCTACGAGGCCAGCACCCGGACGCACTCCTCCTTCGAGGTGGCCGCCAAACGCCTCTCGGCGGAGGTTACGAACTTCGACGTCGCCCACTCCTCCATCACCAAGGGCGAGTCGGTGCGCGAGACAATTGAGACGCTGCAGGCCATGCGCACCGACTACATCGTCGTGCGCCACGGGCACCCCGGGCTGCCCGCCATGATTGCCCGCCAAACCACGGCGTCGGTCATCAATGCCGGCGACGGCGCGCACGAACACCCCACCCAGGCGTTGCTGGACGCCTTCACCATCAAGGAAAAATTTCCTGACCCCCGGGGCAAGAAAGTCCTCATCATCGGCGACATTCTCCATTCCCGCGTGGCGCGCTCCACCAGCACGCTGCTGCAAAAGCTGGGCGTGGAGGTGGCGTATCTCGGGCCGGGCTCCCTGGTGCCCAAGTACGGCCCGGCCACCATTCCCCGCTTCACCGACTACGAGGCGGCCATGGCCTGGGCGCCCGATGTGGTGTACCTGCTCCGCGTGCAGATGGAGCGCCAGGACGTGCAGTTTTTCCCCAACGTCCGCGAATACCACCGGGTCTACGGCATCACCACCGCCCGGCTGGCAGAAATCCGTGATAAGGGTCTCTACATCATGCACCCCGGCCCCGTAAACCGCGGGGTGGAGCTGTGCGATGCCGTGATGGACTACGAGCGTAGCCTCATCACCAACCAGGTCGAAAACGGCATCTCCATCCGCATGGCCGTGCTCGACTGGCTTACGCCGGGCGGGGACTTCCCGAAGCAGGAAGCGTATGCCGCCCGGCAGCAAGCCGGCTCTTCGCTGCTTATGCCCTAG
- a CDS encoding serine hydrolase domain-containing protein: protein MRLLVLLPLLLSYLGSVPSLAQAPAASPLPASVPARIRAVENSLLPYVPVAGLPGWNLLDRMKHHRVPGLSIAVIHNYRVEWVKAYGWADTTRRVPVTPATLFSAGSISKLVTAGAALQLVQSGKFSLDTPINTYLKSWQVAENDFTRQQPVTLRLLLSHQGGTSQSAYFGFVPGKGPLPSVVDILSGQPRAESRPVVVNKVPGTGFQYSGGGYLVAQLAMMDATGLDFATLTDEVLFRPLKMRSATFAQPLPPALEARAAWAYSENSWFKSMPYVYPQQVPAGLYATPTDFARFVLEVQQAYRGRGRVLTQASARAMLTPEADVSQGTYREQMGLGAFLLQRADRTDEGSRYFEHMGVNAGFLAYALGSVTGGNGVVIMMNNNNGAAELGKELRRAVAAVYGWPAFLPEPIRPLAVASAVLDAYAGRYQRGPDEVVTFRREAGHLVETINDGAEILAYPMGPDTVAFTDYAMRGVFTRDAAGRVAGLRIPETNQLLPRLAPENLLPGEFLRQGRIAEAVAGYRLLKLNEYQLTYMAYELLNGHPANLPAAWACSRWPGSSSRSRPSFSPVGATCTRAKATNPGPLKPTSKPCGCIPRIRMCRKSCWLCSRKQAQAGGLPHYLLLLPVAVARARHSGGRRPRGGARPGYSVPVVAYFSLSE from the coding sequence GAAGCACCACCGCGTGCCTGGGCTCAGCATTGCCGTCATCCACAACTACCGGGTGGAGTGGGTGAAAGCCTATGGCTGGGCCGATACCACCCGTAGGGTGCCAGTAACGCCAGCTACGCTGTTTTCGGCAGGTTCCATTTCCAAGCTTGTCACGGCTGGGGCCGCGTTGCAGCTGGTGCAGTCCGGTAAGTTCAGCCTGGACACGCCCATCAATACCTACCTGAAGTCGTGGCAGGTCGCCGAAAACGACTTCACCCGGCAGCAGCCTGTTACGCTACGGCTGCTGCTGAGCCACCAGGGCGGCACCAGCCAGTCGGCTTACTTTGGGTTTGTGCCGGGGAAAGGCCCGCTGCCTTCGGTGGTCGATATTCTCAGCGGGCAGCCCCGGGCCGAGAGCCGGCCGGTGGTGGTGAACAAGGTGCCGGGCACGGGCTTCCAGTATTCGGGTGGGGGCTACCTGGTGGCCCAGTTGGCTATGATGGATGCTACCGGCCTGGACTTCGCCACCCTCACCGACGAGGTGCTGTTCCGGCCCCTGAAGATGCGCAGCGCCACGTTTGCCCAGCCTTTGCCGCCAGCCCTGGAAGCCCGCGCCGCCTGGGCGTATTCCGAAAATAGCTGGTTTAAGAGCATGCCCTACGTGTATCCGCAGCAGGTCCCGGCCGGCCTCTACGCCACGCCCACCGACTTTGCCCGGTTTGTGCTGGAGGTGCAGCAGGCCTACCGGGGCAGGGGCCGGGTGCTCACTCAGGCCTCGGCCCGGGCCATGCTCACGCCTGAGGCCGATGTTTCGCAGGGCACGTACCGGGAGCAGATGGGGCTGGGGGCTTTCTTGCTGCAGCGCGCCGACCGCACCGACGAGGGCAGCCGCTATTTTGAGCACATGGGCGTGAATGCCGGCTTTCTGGCCTATGCCCTCGGCAGCGTGACGGGCGGCAACGGTGTGGTGATTATGATGAACAACAACAACGGGGCGGCCGAGCTGGGCAAGGAGCTGCGCCGGGCCGTGGCCGCCGTGTACGGCTGGCCGGCCTTCCTGCCCGAGCCCATCCGGCCCCTGGCCGTGGCCTCGGCCGTGCTGGATGCCTACGCCGGCCGCTACCAGCGCGGCCCCGATGAAGTCGTGACGTTTCGGCGGGAGGCCGGGCACTTGGTCGAAACCATCAACGACGGGGCCGAAATCCTGGCCTACCCCATGGGCCCCGATACGGTGGCCTTCACCGATTACGCTATGCGCGGCGTGTTCACACGCGACGCGGCAGGGCGGGTAGCCGGCCTGCGGATTCCGGAAACCAACCAGCTGCTGCCCCGTCTCGCCCCCGAGAATCTGCTGCCCGGAGAATTCTTACGACAGGGCCGCATTGCGGAGGCCGTGGCTGGCTACCGGCTGCTTAAGCTCAACGAATACCAGCTTACATACATGGCCTACGAGCTGCTCAACGGCCACCCCGCCAACCTTCCCGCTGCCTGGGCCTGCTCACGCTGGCCCGGGAGCAGTTCCCGGAGTCGGCCATCGTTTTCGCCCGTTGGGGCGACCTGTACGCGCGCCAAGGCAACAAACCCCGGGCCATTGAAGCCTACCAGCAAGCCCTGCGGCTGTATCCCGAGGATAAGGATGTGCAGGAAAAGCTGCTGGCTTTGCAGCCGTAAGCAGGCCCAGGCAGGCGGGCTACCGCACTACCTGCTACTTTTGCCGGTAGCTGTGGCCCGAGCCCGGCACTCAGGCGGGCGTCGTCCGCGGGGAGGAGCCAGGCCGGGCTACAGCGTTCCTGTTGTGGCTTATTTTTCTCTCTCTGAATGA
- a CDS encoding 5-(carboxyamino)imidazole ribonucleotide synthase, whose product MSEGADMTTMTPIFPSSTDAAGQRATLGVLGGGQLGRMFVHAAQRLGYFTAVLEPDPQSPAGLVSHHHIQTGYDDPAGLAQLAQLCQAITTEFENVPAQTLHTLAQTRPVAPGAAVVGIAQNRIEEKARFTACADVSGVSCAPYAVIETPAQLQTVLDERAELLPGILKTARMGYDGKGQVRVQTAGALAAAWAELGHTACVLEKMLPLTAECSVLVARGWDGQVVSFAPQRNVHVGGILAVTHAYEGALPPALADRAREAAVAIARHLDYVGVLCVEFFVVDDGSEYGGLVVNEMAPRPHNSGHYTLDACDASQFDLQVHAMAGLPLPQPRQHSPAIMLNLLGDVWFAADGQLREPDWSAVLRLPGTHLHLYGKVEARAGRKMGHLTITGPDAASVTTVARRVAEMLGLPGLDAM is encoded by the coding sequence ATGAGCGAGGGAGCTGATATGACCACCATGACGCCGATTTTCCCGAGCAGCACGGACGCCGCCGGCCAGCGGGCCACGCTGGGCGTGCTGGGCGGCGGCCAGCTGGGCCGCATGTTTGTGCACGCCGCCCAGCGCCTAGGCTACTTCACCGCCGTGCTGGAGCCCGACCCGCAAAGCCCCGCCGGGCTGGTCAGCCACCACCACATCCAGACCGGTTACGACGACCCGGCCGGGCTGGCGCAACTGGCCCAGCTCTGCCAGGCCATCACCACCGAGTTTGAGAACGTGCCGGCCCAAACTCTGCACACGTTGGCCCAAACCCGCCCCGTGGCCCCCGGCGCGGCCGTGGTGGGCATTGCCCAAAACCGCATCGAGGAAAAAGCCCGCTTCACTGCTTGCGCCGACGTGTCGGGTGTGAGCTGCGCGCCGTATGCGGTGATTGAAACGCCGGCCCAACTGCAAACCGTGCTGGACGAGCGGGCCGAGTTGCTACCCGGTATCCTGAAAACCGCGCGTATGGGCTACGATGGCAAGGGCCAGGTGCGCGTGCAAACTGCCGGGGCATTGGCTGCCGCCTGGGCCGAGCTGGGCCACACCGCCTGCGTGCTGGAAAAGATGCTGCCGCTCACTGCCGAATGCTCGGTGCTGGTGGCGCGGGGCTGGGATGGGCAGGTGGTGAGCTTCGCCCCCCAGCGCAACGTGCACGTCGGGGGTATTCTGGCCGTCACGCACGCCTACGAAGGCGCGCTGCCGCCCGCTTTGGCCGACCGGGCCCGGGAGGCAGCCGTGGCCATTGCCCGGCATCTGGACTACGTGGGGGTGCTGTGTGTGGAGTTCTTTGTGGTGGACGACGGCAGCGAATACGGCGGCCTGGTGGTCAATGAAATGGCCCCGCGCCCGCACAACAGCGGCCACTATACCCTGGACGCCTGCGACGCCTCGCAGTTCGACCTGCAGGTGCATGCCATGGCGGGCCTGCCTTTGCCGCAGCCGCGCCAGCATTCCCCGGCCATCATGCTCAACCTGCTGGGTGACGTGTGGTTTGCTGCCGACGGGCAACTACGGGAGCCCGACTGGTCGGCCGTGCTGCGCCTGCCAGGCACGCACCTGCACCTGTACGGCAAAGTGGAAGCCCGCGCCGGCCGCAAAATGGGCCACCTGACCATCACCGGCCCGGATGCCGCCAGCGTCACGACGGTGGCGCGGCGCGTGGCAGAGATGCTCGGACTTCCGGGGTTGGACGCTATGTAG
- the purE gene encoding 5-(carboxyamino)imidazole ribonucleotide mutase: MSTTSSPNTLKPIIGVVMGSNSDWDTMQHAVQILTEFGVAHEARVVSAHRMPDDLFAYAEQAGPRGLQAIIAGAGGAAHLPGMLAAKTTVPVLGVPVASRHLQGVDSLHSIVQMPKGVPVATFAIGTAGAANAALFAVSQLALHDAALAAKLLAFRAAQTEAARAMTLPL, encoded by the coding sequence ATGAGTACTACTTCCTCCCCCAATACCCTCAAACCCATAATTGGCGTCGTCATGGGCTCCAATAGCGACTGGGACACCATGCAGCACGCCGTGCAGATTCTCACGGAATTTGGCGTGGCCCACGAAGCCCGCGTGGTGTCGGCCCACCGCATGCCCGACGACTTGTTTGCCTACGCCGAACAGGCTGGGCCGCGCGGTTTGCAGGCCATTATTGCCGGCGCGGGCGGGGCCGCCCACCTGCCGGGGATGCTGGCCGCCAAAACCACCGTGCCCGTGCTGGGTGTGCCGGTAGCCAGCCGCCATTTGCAGGGCGTTGACTCGCTGCACAGCATCGTGCAGATGCCTAAAGGGGTGCCGGTGGCCACGTTTGCCATTGGCACCGCTGGCGCGGCCAATGCCGCCCTATTCGCGGTAAGCCAACTGGCCTTGCACGACGCAGCTCTGGCCGCCAAGCTGCTGGCCTTCCGCGCCGCCCAAACCGAAGCTGCCCGCGCCATGACGCTGCCGCTATGA